In the genome of Anas platyrhynchos isolate ZD024472 breed Pekin duck chromosome 21, IASCAAS_PekinDuck_T2T, whole genome shotgun sequence, one region contains:
- the LOC101802936 gene encoding CMP-N-acetylneuraminate-beta-galactosamide-alpha-2,3-sialyltransferase 2 isoform X2 → MQCRKRTQVVLALCLLLVLWQSFQASISGLGHLLFTPSLSAARRPPQPTARCSPSTNTSAWFNAHYDAAVRPLLTGAAHELSLDVVQWWLTLQGPSDSSQLQAIIQELFTVLPALKGSVWDPSQCRRCAVVGNSGRLKGSHHGPRIDAHDWVLRMNRAKTAGFEMDVGTRTTHHFMYPESAMNLWPGVHLVLVPFKPLDLKWVTSAFSTGELSRTYMRVKQFIKADRDKVLILNPAFLKYIHETWLQGHGRSLCLALEQTAKGTGITTGKKTVGPEPFAGRGSTTLMLNSASSRDWQLKAEFYSTNDTYPRN, encoded by the exons ATGCAGTGCCGGAAGCGCACACAGGTGGTGCTggccctgtgcctgctgctcgTGCTGTGGCAGTCTTTCCAAGCCTCCATTTCTGGCCTTGGCCACCTTCTGTTCActccctctctctctgctgCCCGTCGCCCACCCCAGCCCACTGCCcgctgctcccccagcaccaACACCTCCGCCTGGTTCAACGCTCACTACGACGCAGCCGTGAGGCCCCTGCTGACAGGTGCAGCCCACGAGCTCTCCCTGGATGTGGTTCAGTGGTGGCTG ACCCTGCAGGGCCCCTCCGacagcagccagctccaggCCATAATCCAGGAGCTTTTCACCGTCCTTCCGGCCCTGAAGGGAAGCGTGTGGGACCCATCCCAATGCAGGCGCTGCGCTGTGGTGGGCAACTCAGGGAGGCTGAAGGGGTCCCACCACGGCCCACGGATTGATGCTCACGACTGGGTGCTGAG GATGAACAGAGCCAAGACAGCAGGCTTTGAAATGGATGTTGGCACGAGGACAACCCATCACTTCATGTACCCAGAGAGTGCGATGAACCTCTGGCCTGGCGTCCACCTTGTCCTAGTCCCTTTTAAGCCTCTGGACCTGAAGTGGGTGACCAGTGCCTTCTCCACAGGAGAGCTCTCACG CACCTACATGAGAGTGAAACAGTTCATCAAAGCTGACAGAGACAAG GTGCTGATCCTGAACCCGGCTTTCCTGAAGTACATCCATGAgacctggctgcagggccacgGCAG GTCTCTGTGTTTGGCTTTGGAGCAGACAGCAAAGGGAACTGGCATCACTACTGGGAAGAAAACCGTTGGTCCGGAGCCTTTCGCAGGACGAGGGTCCACGACGCTGATGTTGAATTCAGCCTCATCCAGAGACTGGCAGCTGAAGGCAGAATTTTATTCTACAAATGACACATACCCAAGAAACTGA
- the LOC101802936 gene encoding CMP-N-acetylneuraminate-beta-galactosamide-alpha-2,3-sialyltransferase 2 isoform X1, which produces MQCRKRTQVVLALCLLLVLWQSFQASISGLGHLLFTPSLSAARRPPQPTARCSPSTNTSAWFNAHYDAAVRPLLTGAAHELSLDVVQWWLTLQGPSDSSQLQAIIQELFTVLPALKGSVWDPSQCRRCAVVGNSGRLKGSHHGPRIDAHDWVLRMNRAKTAGFEMDVGTRTTHHFMYPESAMNLWPGVHLVLVPFKPLDLKWVTSAFSTGELSRTYMRVKQFIKADRDKVLILNPAFLKYIHETWLQGHGRYPSTGFTALLFALHACQQVSVFGFGADSKGNWHHYWEENRWSGAFRRTRVHDADVEFSLIQRLAAEGRILFYK; this is translated from the exons ATGCAGTGCCGGAAGCGCACACAGGTGGTGCTggccctgtgcctgctgctcgTGCTGTGGCAGTCTTTCCAAGCCTCCATTTCTGGCCTTGGCCACCTTCTGTTCActccctctctctctgctgCCCGTCGCCCACCCCAGCCCACTGCCcgctgctcccccagcaccaACACCTCCGCCTGGTTCAACGCTCACTACGACGCAGCCGTGAGGCCCCTGCTGACAGGTGCAGCCCACGAGCTCTCCCTGGATGTGGTTCAGTGGTGGCTG ACCCTGCAGGGCCCCTCCGacagcagccagctccaggCCATAATCCAGGAGCTTTTCACCGTCCTTCCGGCCCTGAAGGGAAGCGTGTGGGACCCATCCCAATGCAGGCGCTGCGCTGTGGTGGGCAACTCAGGGAGGCTGAAGGGGTCCCACCACGGCCCACGGATTGATGCTCACGACTGGGTGCTGAG GATGAACAGAGCCAAGACAGCAGGCTTTGAAATGGATGTTGGCACGAGGACAACCCATCACTTCATGTACCCAGAGAGTGCGATGAACCTCTGGCCTGGCGTCCACCTTGTCCTAGTCCCTTTTAAGCCTCTGGACCTGAAGTGGGTGACCAGTGCCTTCTCCACAGGAGAGCTCTCACG CACCTACATGAGAGTGAAACAGTTCATCAAAGCTGACAGAGACAAG GTGCTGATCCTGAACCCGGCTTTCCTGAAGTACATCCATGAgacctggctgcagggccacgGCAGGTATCCCTCCACTGGCTTCACAGCGCTGCTGTTTGCCTTGCATGCCTGCCAACAG GTCTCTGTGTTTGGCTTTGGAGCAGACAGCAAAGGGAACTGGCATCACTACTGGGAAGAAAACCGTTGGTCCGGAGCCTTTCGCAGGACGAGGGTCCACGACGCTGATGTTGAATTCAGCCTCATCCAGAGACTGGCAGCTGAAGGCAGAATTTTATTCTACAAATGA